In Drosophila bipectinata strain 14024-0381.07 chromosome 2R, DbipHiC1v2, whole genome shotgun sequence, one genomic interval encodes:
- the Tapdelta gene encoding translocon-associated protein subunit delta, translating to MSRQLFALCLMAAVCASGVYGSCKADVSSFSTQDATILTQLAHVGEFTLQCSGAAPASLFAEFPCGKVVPVAKVGDNKYQVSWVEDIKQGSSGNVQVRLFDEDGYANVRKAQRDGDKVSSVKSLLDIAVPTKSAYKGPWVKAELLAAFLVGGVAYFAFTTKSKVQA from the exons ATGTCCCGTCAACTGTTTGCCCTTTGCCTGATGGCCGCTGTCTGTGCGTCCGGTGTTTACGGTAGCTGCAAGGCCGACGTTAGCTCCTTCAGCACTCAGGATGCCACAATCCTGACCCAGCTTGCCCACGTTGGAGAGTTTACTCTGCAGTGCAGTGGAGCTGCTCCTGCCAGCCTGTTTGCCGAATTCCCCTGCGGCAAGGTTGTGCCCGTAGCCAAGGTTGGCGACAACAAGTACCAG GTGAGCTGGGTGGAGGACATCAAGCAGGGCAGCAGCGGAAACGTCCAGGTGCGTCTCTTCGACGAGGACGGCTATGCCAATGTGCGCAAGGCCCAGCGTGACGGCGACAAGGTCTCCTCTGTGAAGTCCCTGCTCGACATTGCCGTGCCCACGAAGAGCGCCTACAAGGGTCCCTGGGTGAAGGCTGAGCTGCTGGCTGCCTTCCTGGTTGGCGGCGTTGCCTACTTTGCTTTCACCACCAAGAGCAAAGTCCAGGCCTAA